A genomic window from Algoriphagus sp. Y33 includes:
- a CDS encoding biliverdin-producing heme oxygenase, producing the protein MSLAISSPSFAQKLKQNTSHLHRELENLPISKSILKAEVTTKDYLKYLDLMCDVINDVETEIFPLVKHVVKDLDKRRKRHLITQDLRALGFDKSTHAKVLKDLKMEIPTGFAMGILYVIEGSTIGGKIISKHIQKTLGYSSEMGATYFAGYGEFTGLFWKNFLIELLAYEKTHNNGNEIIEGANYTFAIIKTHFTISKGR; encoded by the coding sequence ATGAGTCTGGCTATTTCCTCTCCTTCTTTCGCACAAAAATTAAAACAAAACACCTCTCACTTACACCGGGAGTTGGAAAATCTCCCTATTTCTAAATCCATTCTCAAAGCCGAAGTCACAACTAAGGATTATTTGAAATACCTTGATCTTATGTGTGATGTGATCAATGACGTGGAAACAGAGATTTTTCCGCTTGTCAAACATGTAGTGAAGGATTTGGATAAGCGTAGAAAAAGGCATTTAATTACTCAGGATCTTAGAGCATTGGGTTTTGATAAATCCACCCATGCCAAAGTTTTGAAAGATCTTAAAATGGAAATTCCAACCGGTTTTGCGATGGGAATACTTTACGTAATTGAGGGTTCTACAATCGGCGGAAAAATAATCAGCAAGCATATCCAAAAAACCCTAGGGTACTCTTCCGAAATGGGGGCAACTTATTTTGCAGGATATGGAGAATTCACCGGTCTATTTTGGAAAAATTTTTTAATTGAGCTTTTAGCCTACGAAAAAACACACAACAACGGTAATGAAATAATTGAAGGAGCCAATTATACGTTCGCCATTATCAAAACGCACTTTACCATCAGCAAAGGCAGGTAG
- a CDS encoding DUF4197 domain-containing protein, with amino-acid sequence MKSENSTFKKISITFTLVCALLLGSCDTLSQLGSSLNLGTPTDSEINSGLKQALEYGASYASDRLSKEDGYLGNLAIKIVFPEEAKKVESTLRSLGLGSLCDQVITSVNRAAEDAAIEAKPIFVAAIKDMSIADVKNILLGSDNAATKYFQNKTTTSLEGKFKPIIESSLTKVGATRYWSDVIGRYNKIPLMTPIEADLSNFVTQKAIDGLFYEIAKEELKIRENAAARSTILLQKVFGYADKQGS; translated from the coding sequence ATGAAATCAGAAAACAGCACATTCAAAAAAATCTCCATCACATTTACTTTAGTCTGTGCCTTACTGCTGGGAAGTTGTGATACACTAAGTCAACTGGGAAGCTCATTGAACCTAGGAACGCCCACTGATTCAGAAATCAATTCGGGATTGAAGCAAGCCTTGGAATACGGAGCCAGCTATGCTTCAGATCGTCTGTCCAAAGAAGATGGATACCTTGGAAATTTGGCTATCAAGATAGTATTTCCCGAAGAGGCAAAAAAAGTAGAAAGCACACTTCGTTCTCTTGGACTTGGGAGTCTTTGTGATCAAGTGATCACAAGCGTAAACCGGGCAGCAGAGGATGCCGCCATCGAGGCAAAACCGATATTCGTAGCAGCTATCAAAGACATGAGCATTGCTGATGTGAAAAACATTCTACTAGGTTCTGATAATGCCGCCACAAAATACTTTCAGAACAAAACCACCACTTCTTTGGAAGGCAAATTCAAACCCATCATTGAAAGCAGTTTAACGAAGGTGGGTGCTACCAGATACTGGAGTGATGTGATTGGTAGATATAATAAAATACCGCTTATGACCCCGATTGAGGCTGATCTATCAAACTTTGTGACTCAAAAAGCGATAGATGGTTTATTCTATGAAATTGCAAAAGAAGAATTGAAAATCAGGGAAAATGCTGCCGCCAGAAGCACCATATTGCTTCAGAAGGTATTTGGCTATGCTGATAAGCAGGGATCATAA
- a CDS encoding response regulator, which yields MNEKLTIFYTDDDIDDLEFFKTIVSMISEDYAVITHMSGSQLLHALNNPPPNPHMVFLDINMPGMSGLEVLQTLRKSEKFSSLPIVMFSTTRDESIVLKTKELGANYYVPKAENFKLLRKSIEYTLQINWDSFIADRSNYLYDNN from the coding sequence ATGAACGAAAAGTTGACGATATTTTACACAGATGATGACATTGATGACTTGGAATTTTTCAAGACAATCGTCAGCATGATCAGTGAGGACTATGCAGTGATCACCCATATGAGTGGAAGCCAATTGCTCCATGCACTTAACAATCCTCCTCCAAATCCACACATGGTTTTCTTGGACATCAATATGCCGGGAATGAGTGGCTTGGAGGTCTTACAAACTTTAAGGAAATCAGAAAAATTTTCCAGCTTACCAATAGTCATGTTCTCCACTACGCGAGATGAATCCATTGTATTGAAAACCAAAGAATTGGGTGCAAATTACTATGTTCCCAAAGCTGAAAACTTCAAGCTATTAAGAAAGTCTATAGAGTACACCCTTCAAATCAACTGGGATAGTTTCATCGCAGACCGAAGTAACTACTTGTATGACAACAATTAA
- a CDS encoding ATP-binding protein, with protein MKLKDIVNREIVNLTNCEQEPIHIPGSIQPHGFLIGLKENSLLIDYCSANTTEFIGISYVEILGHSFDSIFGAQAKKDLLEYISQDKMLSSLLLKIRLLDRDFLCTVHKSNSIYIVEAEPVTTKPKEANEVYDHTSQFLSYMHTTQSLRDLCNLVAKGTREVTGYDRVMIYRFDDNYNGEVFAESCREDLEPFLGLHYPHTDIPPQARDLYMKNLLRIITDVDYTPVPIFTVDDQHDKILDLGLSILRSTSPIHVKYLHNMGVGATLTISLIYKQKLWGLIACHHYSPKNLTPELRLVAQLQGHFITSQIDVRQANEEYEVTKKVNAAFDKIDTFNISEDPNSFAELVKQPELLSLCNASGVSLVYEGKVYLNGITPSKKEVKFLSNHFADKWGRTNFSTGKLMDMLPDYRGLCEKIAGAIYHSLDIDSNDCIIWYRPETKTEVNWAGDPSKSIILDKKGLSPRNSFKLWKEIVECTSKPWLQPELETAAAYANSLQRQLSLIRITQEEKKYRKLSEMLKEANVELENMNWISSHDLQEPLRKMQLISSHLLSEEDVSDSVHHSLKRLNLSAGRMRTLLQDILKYTRLKYSDEDFKRTDLNTLAKQVANQLTEGNTSTKIKVGDLPEVMGVPFFLQQLFSNLISNSIKYAKAHENPIIEISAQKHPVSYPTELDELYYVVSVKDNGIGFDQKYSESIFNVFTRLHLSTEYSGSGIGLALCKKIMVNHKGYITAKSSVGKGTEISLYFPVRQ; from the coding sequence ATGAAGTTAAAGGATATTGTAAATAGGGAAATAGTCAACCTGACCAATTGTGAACAGGAGCCTATCCACATACCTGGAAGCATACAGCCTCATGGCTTTTTGATCGGTTTGAAGGAAAATTCACTTTTGATTGATTATTGCAGTGCAAACACAACTGAATTCATAGGCATTTCTTACGTAGAAATTCTTGGCCACTCCTTCGATTCTATTTTTGGAGCACAGGCGAAGAAAGATTTGCTAGAATACATTTCCCAAGACAAAATGTTGTCTTCCCTCTTACTGAAAATCAGACTTCTTGATCGTGATTTTCTATGCACAGTGCATAAGAGCAACTCAATTTATATTGTAGAAGCCGAGCCTGTAACAACCAAACCCAAAGAAGCAAATGAGGTCTACGACCATACTTCTCAATTCCTCTCATATATGCATACCACACAGAGCCTTAGGGATCTGTGCAACCTTGTAGCCAAAGGAACAAGAGAAGTAACCGGCTATGACCGTGTGATGATTTACCGCTTTGACGATAATTACAATGGAGAGGTATTTGCCGAAAGCTGCAGGGAAGACTTAGAGCCTTTTTTGGGTCTTCACTATCCCCATACGGATATTCCTCCTCAGGCTAGGGATCTTTACATGAAAAACCTTCTTAGGATTATCACCGATGTTGATTATACTCCCGTACCTATTTTTACTGTAGATGATCAACACGATAAAATCCTTGATTTAGGGCTTTCTATTTTGCGAAGCACCTCCCCTATACATGTAAAATACCTGCATAATATGGGGGTGGGAGCTACTCTGACCATTTCCCTAATCTACAAGCAGAAACTATGGGGCCTGATCGCATGCCACCATTATTCTCCTAAAAACCTAACTCCTGAACTCAGACTTGTAGCTCAGCTGCAAGGCCATTTCATAACTTCTCAGATCGATGTAAGACAAGCTAATGAAGAATACGAGGTAACGAAAAAAGTCAATGCAGCTTTTGACAAGATAGACACCTTTAACATTTCGGAAGATCCCAATTCATTTGCGGAGCTCGTCAAGCAGCCAGAACTATTGTCACTATGCAATGCAAGCGGTGTTTCACTGGTCTATGAAGGAAAGGTTTATTTAAATGGAATAACTCCTTCTAAAAAAGAAGTGAAATTCCTTTCCAATCACTTTGCAGACAAGTGGGGTCGCACTAATTTTTCGACGGGGAAATTAATGGATATGCTGCCAGACTACAGGGGATTATGTGAAAAAATTGCAGGAGCAATCTATCATTCTCTGGATATTGACAGCAATGATTGCATTATCTGGTACCGTCCAGAAACCAAAACCGAAGTAAACTGGGCAGGAGACCCTAGCAAGTCCATTATCTTGGACAAAAAAGGTCTTTCTCCGAGAAATTCATTTAAACTGTGGAAAGAAATAGTAGAGTGCACCAGTAAACCTTGGCTACAGCCCGAACTGGAGACTGCAGCAGCCTATGCCAATAGCCTACAGCGACAGCTCAGCCTTATCAGGATCACTCAAGAGGAAAAAAAATATCGAAAGCTTAGTGAAATGCTGAAAGAAGCCAATGTAGAGTTAGAAAACATGAATTGGATAAGTTCCCATGATTTACAAGAGCCTCTACGCAAAATGCAGCTGATTTCCTCTCACTTGCTTTCTGAAGAGGATGTATCCGACAGTGTCCATCACTCCCTCAAACGTTTAAATCTGTCCGCTGGAAGAATGCGAACCTTACTTCAGGATATTTTGAAATACACACGACTGAAGTACTCTGATGAAGACTTCAAACGTACAGATCTGAATACTCTGGCAAAACAAGTTGCTAATCAGCTTACTGAAGGCAATACATCTACAAAAATTAAAGTTGGTGACTTACCTGAGGTCATGGGGGTACCGTTTTTTCTCCAGCAACTTTTTTCAAATCTGATTTCCAATTCAATAAAATACGCAAAAGCACACGAAAATCCTATAATTGAAATTTCTGCTCAAAAACACCCTGTGTCATATCCCACCGAGCTGGATGAACTGTACTATGTGGTTTCGGTCAAAGACAACGGAATCGGATTTGATCAGAAATATTCAGAGTCCATCTTCAACGTTTTCACCCGCCTTCATCTATCCACCGAGTATAGTGGATCTGGAATAGGGCTTGCACTGTGCAAAAAAATAATGGTAAACCACAAAGGATATATCACAGCCAAAAGCAGTGTAGGGAAAGGCACTGAGATTTCTTTGTATTTCCCTGTCCGACAGTAA
- a CDS encoding arginine deiminase family protein — translation MNLRLNSEFGTLKAVLMHRPGKEIDRLTPYNKEFLLFDDVPYLEALQREHDAFSNLIKESTGAKVYQLRELLIRVLYDHRILLQLMRESLKRSGMVHLAEDILERYSTAECAGILTAGLKVHELRRKLPKLDVGELMEFAFVISPCPNLYFQRDPMALTPGGIIFSSMRMEGRQREADLLRTIFENHLDFKDNINQLYPVLGHDNPPSIEGGDVIILSHKAVAIGNSERTDEKAIYHAAKAMLSEGTVERVYEVHLPQKRQFMHLDTVFTILDENLVLTYPDAMNAVLQTSLYTLKEIKDDKVHIKREVLKESLLTVLEREIPHLEILHTAAGNPDYAMREQWFDGANVFAIGPRRVISYNRNIHTNRALRNMGVEVLEIPSSELSRGLGGPRCMTMPISRSRV, via the coding sequence ATGAATCTAAGACTTAATTCGGAATTCGGTACGCTCAAAGCTGTTTTGATGCATAGGCCGGGAAAGGAAATAGACAGACTTACTCCTTATAACAAGGAGTTTTTATTGTTTGATGATGTTCCTTATCTCGAAGCTTTGCAGCGGGAGCATGATGCTTTTTCCAACTTGATCAAGGAATCCACAGGGGCAAAGGTCTATCAGTTGAGGGAGTTGCTTATCCGGGTATTGTATGATCATCGTATTTTGCTTCAATTGATGAGGGAGTCACTGAAAAGATCAGGGATGGTTCATTTGGCAGAAGATATTCTGGAGCGGTATTCTACGGCTGAGTGTGCGGGGATTTTGACTGCTGGGCTTAAGGTTCACGAACTCCGGAGAAAACTACCGAAACTGGATGTGGGTGAGCTAATGGAGTTTGCCTTTGTGATATCGCCTTGTCCCAATTTATACTTTCAGCGTGATCCTATGGCTTTGACTCCGGGTGGTATTATTTTTTCAAGTATGCGGATGGAAGGCAGGCAGCGGGAGGCGGATTTGCTTCGGACTATTTTTGAAAATCACCTTGATTTCAAGGATAATATCAATCAACTTTATCCAGTACTTGGCCATGATAATCCACCAAGTATAGAAGGTGGTGATGTGATAATTTTATCCCATAAGGCGGTAGCAATAGGGAATTCGGAACGGACTGATGAAAAGGCTATCTATCATGCTGCCAAAGCAATGCTTTCCGAAGGAACAGTAGAGCGGGTGTATGAGGTTCACCTACCTCAAAAGCGCCAGTTTATGCACTTGGATACGGTATTTACGATTTTGGATGAGAATCTGGTACTGACCTATCCCGATGCTATGAATGCGGTGTTGCAGACATCGCTGTATACGCTGAAAGAGATCAAAGATGATAAAGTCCATATCAAACGGGAGGTTTTGAAAGAATCACTGCTTACCGTTCTGGAGCGGGAGATTCCGCACCTGGAGATCCTGCACACTGCCGCCGGCAATCCTGATTATGCCATGCGTGAGCAGTGGTTTGACGGTGCAAATGTCTTTGCAATTGGTCCACGAAGGGTAATCTCTTATAACAGAAATATTCACACGAATCGGGCTTTGCGAAATATGGGAGTAGAGGTATTGGAAATCCCATCCTCTGAGCTGTCCCGTGGTCTGGGGGGGCCGAGATGTATGACTATGCCTATAAGCAGGTCTAGAGTTTAG